In the Salinisphaera sp. T31B1 genome, one interval contains:
- a CDS encoding acyl-CoA desaturase, translated as MSKPTHLTDADVEAFGAEFDAIRDEVMNDLGERDARYIHGVLRTQRSSEVAGRALLMAGILPPAWLAGTALLSLSKILENMEIGHNVMHGQWDWMNDPALDSATYEWDNTCPSNQWKHSHNYVHHTFTNIVDLDRDLGYSVLRMSEDQAWEPRFIVQPGIALVLAAYFQWGVALHDLEWERIGRDKSWSEVGSQASQIWAKVRGQLLKDYVLFPVIAGPMAPFVLTGNYTANLTRNVWSFLIIFCGHFTDEVEMFDQAEASNETRGQWYLRQLLGSSNLSGSVPFHILSGHLSYQIEHHLFPDMPSHRYREIAPRVQAICERYGLNYNTGPLSRQFGGVVRRILRMSLPHRRKRTTLSHESSVHAPVYAEAA; from the coding sequence ATGAGCAAACCCACCCACCTGACCGACGCCGATGTCGAAGCCTTCGGCGCAGAATTCGACGCAATTCGCGACGAGGTCATGAACGATCTCGGCGAACGGGATGCCCGCTATATCCACGGCGTGCTGCGCACCCAGCGCTCCAGCGAAGTCGCCGGACGCGCCTTACTGATGGCCGGCATTCTGCCGCCGGCGTGGCTGGCCGGTACGGCGCTGCTGTCGTTGTCCAAGATTCTAGAGAACATGGAAATCGGGCATAACGTCATGCACGGCCAGTGGGACTGGATGAACGATCCGGCGCTGGATTCGGCCACTTATGAGTGGGACAACACCTGCCCATCGAACCAGTGGAAGCATTCACACAACTATGTGCACCACACATTCACCAATATCGTGGACCTCGACCGCGATCTGGGGTACTCGGTGCTGCGCATGAGTGAAGACCAGGCCTGGGAGCCGCGCTTCATCGTGCAGCCGGGCATTGCCCTGGTCCTGGCCGCCTATTTCCAGTGGGGCGTGGCCCTTCACGACCTGGAATGGGAACGGATCGGCCGCGACAAGAGCTGGTCGGAGGTCGGCAGCCAGGCCAGCCAGATCTGGGCCAAGGTCCGCGGCCAGCTGCTCAAGGACTATGTACTGTTTCCGGTGATCGCCGGCCCGATGGCACCTTTCGTGCTTACCGGCAACTACACCGCGAATCTGACCCGCAACGTCTGGTCGTTCCTGATCATCTTCTGTGGCCATTTCACGGACGAAGTGGAAATGTTCGACCAGGCTGAGGCCAGCAACGAAACGCGCGGGCAGTGGTATCTGCGTCAGTTGCTGGGCTCTTCGAATCTGAGTGGAAGCGTGCCGTTTCATATCCTGTCGGGGCATCTGAGCTACCAGATCGAGCACCACCTGTTTCCGGACATGCCCTCGCATCGCTATCGCGAGATTGCGCCCCGTGTACAGGCGATCTGCGAGCGCTACGGCCTGAACTACAATACCGGGCCCCTGAGCCGGCAGTTCGGCGGCGTCGTGCGACGCATTCTGCGCATGTCGTTGCCGCATCGCCGTAAACGCACTACGCTGAGTCACGAGTCTTCCGTGCATGCACCCGTCTATGCTGAAGCTGCTTGA